Proteins from one Salvelinus sp. IW2-2015 linkage group LG32, ASM291031v2, whole genome shotgun sequence genomic window:
- the si:ch1073-184j22.2 gene encoding dual specificity protein phosphatase 18 translates to MSVSQITPTLFLSGADAPLNQALVSRKGITLIINATLNHACPVYPGVECLRVPVSDLPSARLGDHFDRVAERIHSNRTGGTLVHCAAGMSRSPALVIAYLMRYRGVTLCRAHAWVQESRPYVRLNAGFWXQLLEFEKRLYGKNTVKVAAPMPPLSPWTLRSSWTQRSPPLLPGSPLLSSLSQAKRLKKGRLVRK, encoded by the coding sequence ATGTCGGTCTCTCAGATCACCCCCACCCTGTTCCTGAGTGGAGCAGACGCCCCCCTCAACCAGGCCCTGGTCTCCCGCAAGGGCATTACCCTCATCATCAATGCCACCCTCAACCACGCCTGCCCAGTCTACCCAGGCGTGGAGTGCCTGCGTGTGCCCGTCTCCGACCTGCCCAGCGCCCGTCTGGGCGACCACTTTGACCGTGTGGCAGAGCGCATCCACAGCAACCGGACYGGTGGTACGCTGGTGCATTGTGCGGCTGGCATGAGCCGCTCGCCGGCCCTGGTCATAGCATACCTAATGCGCTACCGGGGCGTGACTCTGTGCCGGGCCCACGCATGGGTGCAGGAGAGTCGGCCGTACGTACGACTCAACGCGGGTTTCTGGMCGCAGCTACTAGAGTTTGAGAAGAGGCTCTATGGGAAGAATACGGTTAAGGTGGCTGCGCCCATGCCGCCCCTGTCGCCATGGACACTGCGGTCATCATGGACACAGCGGTCACCACCGCTGTTGCCCGGGTCACCGTTGTTGTCGTCTTTGTCGCAGGCCAAGAGGTTGAAGAAGGGTAGGCTTGTAAGGAAGTAG